The genomic DNA AACAGTTGAGGGCGTAGTAGAAGACGTTACGACGATCATCTTAAACTTGAAAAAGTTAGCTCTTAAAATCTACTCTGAAGAAGAGAAGACGTTGGAAATTGATGTGCAGGGCGAAGGTATTGTCACAGCTGCTGATATTACTCACGATAGTGATGTAGAAATCTTAAATCCAGATTTACACATTGCAACGTTAGCAAAAGATGCGCATTTCCGCGTGCGTTTAACTGCAAAGCGTGGCCGTGGGTATACGCCAGCTGATGCAAATAAAAGCGAAGATCAACCAATAGGAGTAATTCCTATTGATTCTATTTATACTCCGGTATCACGTGTGACTTACCAAGTGGAAAAGACACGTGTCGGACAAGTGGCTAATTATGATAAGCTTACGCTTGATGTATGGACGGATGGAAGCATCGGGCCAAAAGAAGCTATCTCTTTAGGTGCCAAAATCTTAACTGAGCATTTAAATATCTTTGTTGG from Bacillus basilensis includes the following:
- a CDS encoding DNA-directed RNA polymerase subunit alpha, coding for MIEIEKPKIETVELNEDAKYGKFVIEPLERGYGTTLGNSLRRILLSSLPGAAVTAIQIDGVLHEFSTVEGVVEDVTTIILNLKKLALKIYSEEEKTLEIDVQGEGIVTAADITHDSDVEILNPDLHIATLAKDAHFRVRLTAKRGRGYTPADANKSEDQPIGVIPIDSIYTPVSRVTYQVEKTRVGQVANYDKLTLDVWTDGSIGPKEAISLGAKILTEHLNIFVGLTDEAQNAEIMVEKEEDQKEKVLEMTIEELDLSVRSYNCLKRAGINTVQELANKTEEDMMKVRNLGRKSLEEVKHKLEELGLGLRKDD